A single Ammospiza caudacuta isolate bAmmCau1 chromosome 6, bAmmCau1.pri, whole genome shotgun sequence DNA region contains:
- the TMEM258 gene encoding transmembrane protein 258, with protein sequence MLRAGSAHYLAARAPPLPRSAAEPAGSRRGPIGKRLALAAPRSRPHFHFRRQRGADVRRRERSRRVAAGTGDMELEAMSRYTSPVNPAVFPHLTVVLLAIGMFFTAWFFVYEVTSTKYTRDIYKELLISLVASLFMGFGVLFLLLWVGIYV encoded by the exons atgTTGAGAGCAGGCTCTGC CCATTACCTGGCCGCTCGcgcgccgccgctcccgcgctCCGCCGCCGAGCCCGCTGGGAGCCGCCGCGGACCAATAGGGAAGCGGCTCGCGCTCGCCGCGCCTCGTTCCCGCCCTCACTTCCACTTCCGGCGTCAGAGGGGGGCGGACgtgcggcggcgggagcggagccGACGTGTCGCAGCAGGAACCGGCGACATG gAGCTGGAGGCGATGAGCAGATACACGAGCCCGGTGAACCCGGCCGTATTCCCGCACCTCACCGTGGTGCTGCTGGCCATCGGCATGTTCTTCACCGCCTGGTTCTTCGT CTACGAGGTGACATCCACCAAGTACACCCGGGACATCTACAAGGAGCTGCTGATCTCGCTGGTGGCATCGCTCTTCATGGGCTTCGGCgtcctgttcctgctgctctgggtcGGGATCTACGTCTGA
- the FEN1 gene encoding flap endonuclease 1, whose product MGIHGLAKLIADVAPGAIRENDIKSYFGRKVAIDASMSIYQFLIAVRQGADVLQNEDGETTSHLMGMFYRTIRMVENGIKPVYVFDGKPPQLKSGELAKRTERRAEAEKHLQEAQEAGEEENIEKYSKRLVKVTPQHTQECKKLLTLMGIPYVEAPGEAEASCAALVKAGKVYAAATEDMDCLTFGSPVLMRHLTASETKKLPIQEFHLNRILQDLQLTWEQFVDLCILLGCDYCGSIRGIGPKRAVELIREHKSIERIVQQLDTKKYPLPENWLHKEAQKLFLEPDVIDPEAVELKWSEPDEEQLVQFMCGEKQFNEERVRNGVKRLSKSRQGSTQGRLDDFFKVTGSITSAKRKEPEPKGGAKKKAKSNSKPNGTPATKTKKAK is encoded by the coding sequence atGGGAATCCATGGCTTGGCCAAGCTTATTGCCGACGTGGCTCCCGGGGCCATCCGGGAGAACGACATCAAGTCCTACTTTGGCCGGAAAGTGGCCATCGACGCCTCCATGAGCATCTACCAGTTCCTGATCGCCGTGCGGCAGGGAGCCGACGTGCTCCAGAACGAGGACGGGGAGACCACCAGCCACCTGATGGGAATGTTCTACCGCACCATCCGCATGGTGGAGAACGGCATCAAGCCCGTGTACGTGTTCGACGGGAAGCCCCCGCAGCTGAAATCCGGGGAGCTGGCCAAGCGCACGGAGCGCCGCGCCGAGGCGGAGAAGCACCTGCAGGAAGCGCAGGAGGCCGGGGAGGAGGAGAACATCGAGAAGTACAGCAAGAGGCTGGTCAAGGTGACCCCGCAGCACACGCAGGAGTGCAAGAAGCTGCTGACGCTGATGGGAATCCCCTACGTGGAGGCACCCGGCGAGGCGGAGGCCAGCTGCGCCGCCCTGGTGAAGGCCGGGAAGGTGTACGCCGCCGCCACGGAGGACATGGATTGCCTCACCTTCGGCAGCCCCGTGCTCATGCGGCACCTCACGGCCAGCGAGACCAAGAAGCTGCCCATCCAGGAGTTCCACCTGAACCGGAtcctgcaggacctgcagcTGACCTGGGAGCAGTTTGTGGACCTGTGCATCCTGCTGGGCTGCGACTACTGCGGCAGCATCCGCGGCATCGGGCCGAAGCGCGCCGTGGAGCTCATCCGGGAGCACAAATCCATCGAGAGGATCGTGCAGCAGCTCGACACCAAGAAGTACCCCCTGCCCGAGAACTGGCTGCACAAGGAGGCCCAGAAGCTCTTCCTGGAGCCCGACGTGATCGATCCCGAGGCCGTGGAGCTGAAGTGGAGCGAGCCGGACGAGGAGCAGCTGGTGCAGTTCATGTGCGGGGAGAAGCAGTTCAACGAGGAGCGCGTCCGCAACGGCGTCAAGAGGCTGAGCAAGAGCCGCCAGGGGAGCACCCAGGGCCGGCTCGACGACTTCTTCAAGGTCACCGGCTCCATCACCTCGGCCAAGCGCAAGGAGCCGGAGCCCAAGGGAGGGGCCAAGAAGAAAGCCAAGAGCAACTCCAAGCCCAACGGCACCCCGGCCACAAAGactaaaaaggcaaaataa
- the MYRF gene encoding myelin regulatory factor — protein MEVVDETEALQRFFEGHDINGALEPSNIDTSILEEYISKEDSPEICFPEIPAPASYTHPQPSSSSGIPAPPGSSIGSVSNPSPSAALHLPAAGSQLPIRHGPLLASPCGAAYGAHLNCNNNNGMVVPKGFLPGHCLSSVVPPIKSEPKASYAPGTLPDSPPDSGSEAYSPQQVNDPHLLRTMTPENMCHITPPSRLEHPPPPPPPPPPPHLQGPPPPPPPPPHPLQPQHNSHFPGLQRDMFLKAEPLMPPYSVGPGMAPAELHHAQQSQMLHQLLQQHGADLPAHPAKKRKHSESPPNTLNAQMLNGLIKQEPGMGSVPLNPDRVQTPPWHQPGPLSPGLIQDNDSLNGSYLDPNFQSIKWQPHQQNKWATLYDANYKELPMLTYRVDADKGFNFSVGDDAFVCQKKNHFQVTVYIGMLGDPKYVKTPEGLKPLECFYLKLHGVKLEALNQSINIEQSQSDRSKRPFNPVTVNLPPEQVTKVTVGRLHFSETTANNMRKKGKPNPDQRYFMLVVALQAHAQNQNYTLAAHISERIIVRASNPGQFESDSDVLWQRAQLPDTVFHHGRVGINTDRPDEALVVHGNVKVMGSLMHPSDVRVKEDIQEVDTTEQLKRISRMRLVHYNYKPEFAATVGIDSTSETGVIAQEVKEILPEAVKDTGDLVFSNGKTLENFLVVNKERIFMENVGAVKELCKLTDNLETRIDELERWSHKLAKLKRLDSMKSTVSSGAFSQTGSQFSRAGSVPHKKRPHKVASKSPSVVPEQACISQRFLQGTIIALVIIMAFSVVSMSTLYVLSLRSEEDLVDIDGSFAVPTACLLALFRHGGPGIPVALCPRSSQNIDKTQIVRSTATSNGASSRIPPEHALDETRGAALGVPSRGVLACFSPPCFSTCCSIAPTAISSTVLSETSPAHATNRTNQSQPSLLPVTNIKAKSRGITGKSASYTKWPKTPDRSQSFGSPNASPSSPFSHIQGKSKYISNLSLSRSSSRQRRSLRQPVSERPRMEQPGTDGLSPVLQSIRILEINLAIHSQYCTAADACRSGNFSYRIPVSQQTAVNTNLTLEMNSSSTVSISLCDLVSSDPCQDAVSRNSSTDSTDAQDTSHRWPLVMLSFREFSYHFRVAQPGQADCSTSLEQLGHLFTDYYFQFYWLCE, from the exons GCCACGACATTAATGGAGCTCTGGAACCATCCAACATCGACACCAGCATCCTGGAAGAGTACATCAGCAAGGAAGACTCTCCAGAGAT ctgcttccctgagatccctgctcctgccagctacacgcacccccagccctccagcTCCAGTGGCATCCCCGCTCCTCCTGGCAGCTCCATCGGCAGCGTGAGCAATCCCTCTCCCAGCGCTGCCCTCCACCTCCCTGCGGCCGGCAGCCAGCTCCCCATCCGCCATGGGCccctcctggcctctccctgcgGAGCCGCCTACGGAGCGCACCTCaactgcaacaacaacaacgGCATGGTGGTGCCCAAGGGCTTCCTGCCTGGCCACTGCCTGAGCAGCGTGGTGCCTCCAATCAAGTCAGAGCCCAAGGCCTCCTACGCACCTGG CACTTTGCCGGACTCTCCCCCGGATTCCGGATCGGAAGCCTACTCCCCTCAGCAGGTGAATG ATCCTCACCTCCTCCGGACCATGACTCCCGAAAATATGTGTCACATTACTCCCCCTTCCCGCCTGGagcatcctcctcctccgccgcctcctcctcccccccctCACCTCCAGGGTCCCCCTCCGCCACCCCCGCCGCCCCCTCaccccctgcagccacagcacaaTTCCCACTTTCCCGGCCTGCAGCGGGATATGTTCCTGAAGGCCGAGCCCCTGATGCCTCCGTACAGTGTCGGGCCGGGAATGGCGCCTGCCGAGCTGCACCATGCCCAGCAATCCCAGATGCtgcaccagctcctccagcagcatgGAGCAGA CCTCCCAGCGCATCCCGCCAAGAAGCGGAAACACTCCGAGTCCCCTCCCAACACCCTCAATGCCCAGATGCTCAACGGGCTGATCAAGCAGGAGCCGGGAATGGGATCGGTGCCGCTCAACCCCGACCGCGTCCAGACCCCGCCGTGGCACCAGCCGGGACCGCTCTCTCCAG GCCTGATTCAGGATAATGACAGCCTGAACGGCTCCTACCTGGATCCCAACTTCCAGTCCATCAAGTGGCAGCCACACCAGCAGAACAAGTGGGCAACTCTGTATGATGCCAACTACAAGGAGCT cccaaTGCTCACGTACCGCGTGGATGCCGACAAGGGCTTCAACTTCTCCGTGGGGGACGACGCCTTCGTGTGCCAGAAGAAGAACCACTTCCAGGTCACCGTCTACATCGGAATGCTCGGCGACCCCAAGTACGTGAAGACCCCCGAGGGCCTGAAACCCTTGGAGTGCTTCTACCTGAAGCTGCACGGAGTGAAG CTCGAGGCCTTGAACCAGTCCATCAACATCGAGCAGTCGCAGTCGGACCGCAGCAAACGGCCCTTCAACCCTGTCAC gGTGAACCTCCCTCCAGAGCAGGTCACCAAGGTCACTGTGGGGCGGCTGCACTTCAGCGAGACCACGGCCAACAACatgaggaaaaaaggcaaaccCAACCCGGACCAGAG GTACTTCATGCTGGTGGTGGCCCTGCAGGCACACGCCCAGAACCAGAACTACACGCTGGCAGCCCACATCTCCGAGCGCATCATCGTCCGG GCCTCCAACCCGGGGCAGTTTGAGAGTGACAGTGACGTGCTGTGGCAGCGGGCACAGCTCCCGGACACCGTGTTCCACCACGGCCGCGTGGGGATCAACACGGACCGCCCGGATGAGGCCCTGGTGGTCCACGGCAACGTGAAGGTCATGGGGTCCCTGATGCACCCTTCAGATGTCCGAGTGAAGGAAGACATCCAGGAG GTGgacaccacagagcagctgaagcGGATTTCCAGGATGAGGCTGGTGCACTACAACTACAAACCTGAGTTTGCAGCCACGGTGGGCATTGACAGCACCTCTGAGACAG GTGTCATCGCTCAGGAGGTGAAGGAGATTCTGCCCGAAGCTGTGAAGGACACTGGGGACCTGGTCTTTTCCAATGGGAAAACCCTGGAGAACTTCCTAGTGGTGAACAAG GAGCGGATCTTCATGGAGAACGTGGGAGCCGTGAAGGAGCTGTGCAAGCTCACAGATAACCTGGAGACACGGATCGATGAGCTGGAAAGGTGGAGCCACAAGCTGGCCAAGCTCAAGAGGCTGGACAGCATGAAGTCAACTGTGAGCTCTGGAGCCTTCAG CCAAACTGGGAGCCAGTTCAGCCGGGCAGGAAGCGTGCCCCACAAAAAGAGACCCCACAAAGTCGCCAGCAAG TCTCCGTCAGTTGTCCCGGAGCAGGCCTGCATCAGCCAGCGCTTCCTTCAGGGCACCATCATTGCCCTGGTCATCATCATGGCATTCAG CGTGGTGTCCATGTCCACGCTCTACGTGCTGAGCCTGCGCAGCGAGGAGGATCTCGTGGACATCGATGG CTCCTTTGCTGTACCCACTGCCTGTCTCCTGGCCCTCTTTCGGCACGGGGGTCCCGGAATTCCGGTCGCTCTGTGTCCACG GTCAAGCCAGAACATTGACAAGACACAGATCGTGCGATCCACGGCCACATCCAatggggccagcagcaggatcCCCCCCGAGCATG ccctggatgAGACACGTGGAGCAGCCCTTGGCGTTCCCAGTCGCGGTGTGCTGGCCTGTTTCAGCCCTCCCTGTTTTTCCACGTGCTGCTCCATTGCTCCCACTGCCATCTCCTCCACTGTCCTTTCGGAGaccagccctgcccatgccacCAACCGGACAA ACCAAAGccagccctccctcctgccGGTGACAAATATCAAAGCCAAATCCAGGGGCATCACCGGGAAATCCGCCTCCTACACCAAGTGGCCAAAGACTCCTGACAGGTCTCAGAGCTTCGGCAGCCCCAATGCCAGCCCCTCCTCCCCCTTCTCCCACATCCAGGGCAAATCCAAGTACATCTCCAACCTCTCGCTCTCCCGCAGCAGCTCCCGGCAGCGGCGCAGCCTCCGGCAGCCGGTGAGCGAGCGGCCCCGCATGGAGCAGCCCGGCACGGATG GGCTGAGCCCGGTGCTGCAGTCCATCCGGATCCTGGAGATCAACCTGGCCATCCATTCCCAGTACTGCACTGCTGCCGATGCCTGCAG GAGTGGGAATTTCAGCTACCGCATCCCTGTGAGCCAGCAGACGGCCGTGAACACCAACCTGACCCTGGAGATGAA ctcctcctccactgTGTCCATCTCCCTTTGTGACCTTGTCTCCAGTGATCCCTGCCAGGATGCTGTGAGCAGGAACAGCTCCACTGACTCCACAGATGCACAG GACACCTCGCACCGCTGGCCCCTGGTGATGCTGTCCTTCCGAGAGTTTTCCTACCACTTCCGAGTGGCGCAGCCG GGCCAAGCCGACTGCAGCacttccctggagcagctggggcaccTCTTCACTGACTATTACTTCCAGTTCTACTGGCTCTGTGAGTGA